tggggctcgaacccacaactgtgagatcatgacctgagcccaagtcggacacttaaccgactgagccacccaggtgccctaggagtGAGATTTCTGGGATATATGGTACATGTATGTTTATCTTGATAGGAAACTGACAAACTCTTTTCCCAAGTGGGTGTATTCCACCTTAGTTTTTATTCCCCTTGCTGGAACTTTCCTCTTGTCATGTTTGGCAGGACCATTGTGGGAAGACCACTGACTCACTAATTCAGTGAGAAACTCAAATTATGGAATAGCCGTAAATATTTTTGGTGTTTTAGTTCTTTAAGCACCAACCACAACTCAAAGGATTAAAAGTAGGAGTGCCCACCTGGCTAGGGTGACTAACTTGCCAGTGTGCCCGGGATTCTCCTGGTTTTAACAATGAAAGTCCTGCATCCTGAGAAACCCCTCCATCCTGGCACCAAACGGGGATATGTGGCCACTGAATGCCGGGGCACTGAACATCCATCACATGGTTTTATTCACGAGAAAGTGTCAAGGATGGGTTTGTGCCCTGACTCGTGCATGAGGGAACAACCTTCTAGAGTTGCTTCCCCAGCCCACGCTCCGGAATAGGTGGAGCCAAACTTTGGCACCAGATCTGCCAGACTCCAAAGCATCCCCCCGGGGTCCTGGGCTTCAGGGGCACAGGCCAGCAGGTGCACCTGGGTAGAGCTCTGCTGCCCTCTGGTGGCAGCAGAGGAGGCACTCTGGGTCAGAGTCCACTCTCGTGGGGCAGCCAGTGGTGGGAGCCGGAAGACACCCTTTCCCCCCAGGGAGCAGGACCTCAAATCTGGCCTCGGCCCTAGAAAGGTGCCACATGGAGGGACCCCACCAAGGCCTGCTGGGGGCCTTGGTCCAGCCGTCCGCGAGTCACGTGATCAATCGGGCCCTCACAGACCTAGGGCCAGAGTGCTGGGTTTGAGTTTGTGTGTAATCCTGAGCCAATCACTCAGCCCTCGGGGCTTCAGTTCCCTATCTGTAAATCAGGATGATGAGCGTGTCGACACACTTAGACTAGGCTTAGACACTGAGGTTGTAATTACCAGCTCCATCACACCCACATGCCCCCCACCCTTGTGCACTCATTCACTCCGTTCACTGACTTAACTTCCATCCAGCAGCTATCTGCCAAGCACCAGCTTTGTGCCAGACCCGGAGGTGGAGGGGTGACAGAGACGGCTGCTCTCCTGGCTCTTAACTCAGCTGATCCACTatctcatgcattcattcattcctggagtatccatttatttattgagtgttccTTCGTTCTTTTTCAGACTCACTgaaattctttttcattcattcatccgtccCTTGGTTATCACATTGACACatccattctttctttattttttcaggcAATTGTTgactccccgccccccttcctccttccctaattCCTGTTTTGCAAGCATTCTGGAAGCACCACTCAACTCGAGGCCAGGATTAGATGCTGGCATTCTGGCTCAACCCTCCTCCCAGACTTGTGGGTAGGCAGATGGTGAGGACACGCTGTGTGCTAACTACCATATGCCAGCCATCAGGACCCAGAGCAGGGAGAGCACCAAGAAGGGAGCAACTGACTGCCTGGAAGAGGGAACAGGGGGGGCAATCAGAAGAGACTTCGTGGAGGAGTTAGCATTTAAACAAAGTTAAGAAGGGTGTAGGGCAGTTCTCCAGGGAGGGAAAGACACTCCAGGTAaagtctttttgtgtgtgtggtacgTTTGGGGAGAagtgaggtacctgggtggctggaGTATATGATGTAGGTCATGTGTCCATGACAACATCCAGGTCAGGCTCTCCCTAGGTTCCGGTGACAGTCATAGGCCAATCAAGGACTTCTAATTCATCACCCTTGGGCACTGGAAAACCACCCACTAtcgggggggaggtgggcaggaatAGCTTTAAGGCATTAACAAAACACCCTGTCACCGGGGTCACCTGGTTGGACTGGGACACTCAGTGAGAGAGCTGCCTGGATGAGCAGGCTGTGCAGACAGCAGCAACATTAGTATCTGAGGTGCCTGGCCCCCAGGATCCCATGGTCATCAGCAAAGGTTAATTGTGTCCTTCGCTGTGAGCCAGTCCTTGCCCCAGATGTCGAAATACAGCAGTGAATAGAATGCCCATTCTTTAGCTGGTGACAAATACAGGAGAAAACTAGCAAGTGTGAGGACCAGCAGAAATACACCTGCAGTCGAAAAAACAATTGGTCTGTTGTCTCTTTTAGGAAAGGAGACTACACTGACTTCAACAAGGGGGTGTGAAAGAGGACTTCTTGTAGCATTTGCGCTTGGGTGAAGTGATTTGGGGGAGGGTTCAAGTAAGTGGATTTAACTCTAGGTGCTGTCAGGAAGCAACACAATTCCACGACTGGCTGTCTTAATATTTAAAGtgaaccggggggggggggggggggggacagaaaagaaagaaaaaggaaaaatagagaaaaagaaataaataaaataaagtgaaccGAGGCTAATGCTTTAAAGAAGCAGTAGTTACTCATAAGAGCCAGAATGAGGTTTCAACAATATTCCTGTTTTCATCTACTTTCAAACATGATTACAGAGCAGTCTTGTTTATGCCTTGTGTGAGGTCGGTGTTCTGGGAAATTGTTTACGTCCAACAGGAGGACATCAAGGTCTAGCTGTAAGTGCCAAGCCAGCTCCCAGACGGGAAGggcccttttctctttctcataagATTGTCATAAATGGGAGAGTGGACCAGCCCCGAGGAACAACGGCCAGGACAGAGgcccgggggcaggaggggatgcTGAGAGCCATTAGCAGGGCTCCCGGCGGCGCCACGACGCGTACGCGGACTGGAGAGGGCGACTGGGGTCGCACCCTCGGGCGTGCAAGGCCACCTCTCCCATAGGAACTTGGGCTCTCGGCTGCCTTGATTTGTACAAACACAGGAAACGAAAGCAAACAGCTTTGATCAAGACAACCTACTCGGCCACGAGCTCATGAATATTCAGCAGGATGCTTCCGGCTTGCGACTccgccccagccccgccctgCGAGAAGACTGCGCTTGCCCCGCTCGCGCGCGGCTCTGTCGTCATAAGTAcgcgccgccaccgccgccgctcGCCGTGGGGAACTGGAAAGCTGTCATGGCGAGTTCGGCTGCTTCCTCGGTGCGACCGCCGAGGCCCAAGAAAGAGCCACAAGCGCTCGTCATCCCCAAGAATGCGGCAGAAGAGCAGAAGCTCAAGCTGGAGCGGCTCATGAAGAACCCGGTGAGACGAAGCACTGGTTCGACTCCTCCTCCGAGTCCCCTTCCGTTACGGTGCTGCTGGGGACCCACGGgcccacctctcccacctccagACTTAGGAACTGAGTACCCGAACCCCAGGGCCAGCCCTTAGGAAGGAGTAGGCGACCTCGCAGACCTTGAGCTTCTTCTGTCCTTGTGTTGGAGCCCAGCCCGGATGAGGGTGCTTTTAGACACTTAGAGTTTAACTTTCTGCGAACAGAAGCGTTGACTGGAAGGATAGCATTCATGGGTTAGCACAAGGGTTTAATAACTTCTAAACAGCACTGATTGTTAGAAAGGctttggctgagccacccggagCAAATCACTCCctcagtcataaaaataattgGGTGAGGTCTCTTACACCTTTGGCTAGAAAGGGTTAACTCCGCACGTAGTAGAGTTAGGGTTAGAAGTTTCCAGCCATAAATGGTGAGTTGCgtttctgagttttgttttggaaagttaAGTGTAGCCCTGGCAAGGCCACGGGCTGTGGTAGACCCCAAGATGTATGGGATGAAATAAATCTAAGGCAGCGAAGAAAATCGGCTTTAGGTCCAAGGAGCAAAGCAGCCTTTCTTCACCAATCCAGTTAAAATGCTTTGGTTTTAAGAGATGTGATTGTCAGCAGGTTTGTGCTTAAAAACGCTATTGTGTTTAAATGTTGCAGGACAAAGCAGTTCCGATTCCAGAAAAAATGAGTGAATGGGCACCCCGGCCTCCCCCAGAATTTGTTCGAGATGTAATGGGTaatgtcgtgtgtgtgtgtgtgtgtgtgtgtgtgtgtaaatatagtttttaaagcaTAGATCTAAAAATCCTGCAGTTAGCATTTGTTAATTAAatctaaaataggaaaaaaaaagttcaccgTTTCAGTAACTTTGTACTTACAGCAAAGGGGTATTGTTGCTTACAGTTTGGCATTAGAGAattttcttctgcatttaaaaaaaaaagtttatttatttattttgagaaacagcgcAAGCGGtatgaggcacagagggagagagagaaattcctaagcaggctcagtgctcaaacctaggaactgtgagatcaagactgagctgaaatcagggtcAGGTGCTcaagccacccaggaatcccttcTGCATtgtttaaataacatatttttttaaaatctaactgGAAATAGCTTTATTATTTTGGGTGGTTGTAAATTAACATACTGATTATAAAAAGGACTAAGTAACAGAGGTCTGAAAAATTTTGAACCCCCATAATTCCATCATTCCCCTTGTAGCATGCTGCTACAGCCTTCTAAACTCCCCTAGTCAAAATCACTCGtgtaagaaaaaatgatttttaaaaatgtggccaTTCTACACATACTATTTAGTAGCCTACCTTTTTCCTTTAATATACATGGACATCTTTTCAGCTCAGTAGAAATTTAGCGTGTCAAGTGTGAAGTCAtctggcaggggagggaaaggtcTTAAGCGATCTTCTAGGTTTCTGGTCACTTAACTGCAGACTGTTTCTCCTCTTACTACTGTGTTAGGGTGGAATTTTTAGTGACTTCCCCTTCAACATTCGTGCAACAATTCTTTAATGATGCCGACACTATGCAAGTCACTGCTAGATTCTGGAGTTCAGTGGGGCATGGTCCTTTCCATTACTtccagtttgtttttttggtccTTTTTGATCAAGGGTCACCCGTGTCAGTAACTGGATTTCATTAAGAACTCTGGACTCTCCTGGCTATAGGTTCCAGCGCTGGGGCTGGCAGTGGAGAGTTCCATGTGTACAGGCATCTGCGCCGGAGAGAGTACCAGCGACAGGACTACATGGATGCCATGGCTGAGAAGGTCAGTGAGTGACAAGGCTGGCTGAGCCCTTGGGTTTGGGCAATGTACACTTGGGACTTTTAGGAaaaagctgctgctgctgtttttggcttttttttttttttttttttttttttttttaagaaagagagagtcccaagcagtctcttgcaacacagagcctgatgtgggactcgatctcaggaaccatgagatcatgacctaagctgaaattaagagttgggtgcttaactgagccacccaggctccccaggaagaggcatttaaagaagagaagatACACCTGGTGTGAAGGTTGCCTTCTTAAGTCAGCATGGGAAACAGACGTCAAGTAAATCCAGGTTAGTCCTAGGTCAGATTCAGCACATCAAGATGCTCCCACTGGGAGATGTATGAGAGAAGGGAGACTTCCAGTTGGGCAGAAAGGACAGCAGAGACCTCTCTCCCTTCCAGGCCATTTGCCGTGAAATGGAATAGAAAGCAAGATGTCCCGCATCACTTGagttattatttctaattctgtTGTTCTCTTTTTGGCTGAATGCCTATAATTCCATTCAGCTATGTATTTAGTGTGGatagtgtgtgtgcgtgtgtctacTTTGAGTTGTCTAGCGTAGAGACTGGCATTTCTTCATGACAGGTGTCAAATAAGAATTGGGAATGGCATTagaaattaaggggcacctgggtggctcaggtggttaaggatccgactttggctcaggtcatgatctcatggttcgtgggttccagccccatgtcaggctctgtgctgacaactcagagcctggagcctgcttcagattctgggtctccctctttctgtgcccctcccccactcatgctttgtgtctgtctctttctcaaaaataaaatcagaaatcgtatcataaggggtgcctgggtggcccagtcggttgagtgtctgacctcagctcaagtcgtgatctcacaattcgtgagttcgagccccacatccggctctgtgctgacatctcagagcctgaagcctgcttcggattctgtgtctccctctctctgtccctcccccactcatgctctgtctctgtctcaaaaataaataaacattaaaaaagatttttttaaagaactattaaGGTTTTTGTTACCTGACTGGAAGGGCCAGAAACCTCTTTTTTATTGCTCTTAAAAAATGCTCTTTGGACATTtcgcttattttatttatttttcagagagagtttTGGAGTTATTTTATCCACACCAAAAAttgtgttggatttttttttttttttactagaattGAGTTGAATCTGTCACTTAAATTGAATGAGAATGGATGTTATAGTGTTTAGTTATCCTCTCTagaaacttttatctttttttgtttaaaaatgtctgtgtctctcaatgaTGACTTATGGAGATTTGATACTTATCTCACTGTATTTGTTCGTAGATTTTAAGTTTTGGCGGGGCTTGtttttaggtaggctccatgcccaacgtggggctcaaactcaagaccctgagatcaagagtcgcgtgctctactgactgagccagccaggtgccccaaagattttaaatttttaaatttttttttttaagtttatttattttgagagagagagtgcaagttggggagggagggagagagagagagagagagagagagagagagagagagtgagagaatgaatcccaagcaggctccacaccgtcagtgcagagcttggtgcagggctcgaacccatgaactgtgaggtcatggcctgagccgaaggcggacacttaaccaactgagccacccaggcgcccccaagattttaagggatttttttaTTGCAGTGGTTCTAGGTGctcctttatattttattcttgacTATtagtaaaaatcagaaaaaatccTGATGTTTTAGGGCTCTTCTATTTTCCAACCTGGCtattaataaaaaccaaatattatTTGGCAAATTCTTTGTGATTTCCCAcatttgatttctcctttttaaattttttttattttttattaaaaaaaaattttttttttaatgtttttatgtatttttgagagagagagagagagacagagcacgagtggggtaggggcagagagagagagacacacacacacacacacacacacacaatccgaagcaggctccaggctctgagctgtcagcacagagcccgacacagggcttgaactcgtgaaccgcgagatcatggcccgagccgaagtcagacgcccaaccgactgagccacccaggcgcccctgatttctccTTTTAACATGCATGAGAGATTGCCTCTCATTCTTAATCTTACAACATGCAATGTAAGACCTTTTCCTCACTCTGACTATGGTGCCCATTTTTTCATGGAATACGTTTGTGTGTTTTAGAGATTCACATGCTTTAAAATGATATGTATTTGTATTGTGAAGTCACCACCTTGAGAtgaagacctaagctgagatagagtcagacacttaactgactgagccacccaggtatcccttatttgctttttataaagGAGGAAACCACTTTGGGCAACAGCGTGTGATTTTCCaataatttgcttaaaaaaaaattaactcactgTAGAACTTCTTcctatataaaggaaataaaatgctttaaaaatttaaaataatcattcacaaggggtacctgggtggctcagttggttaagcgtccaacttcgatgcaggtcatgatctcacagtttgtgagttctagccctgcatcaggctctgcgctgacagctcagagtcaggagcctgtttcagactctgtgtctccctctgtctctgcctgtccctagctcatgctctgtctctcaaaaacaaacaaacattaaaataatcattcacggggcacctggctggctcagttggttgagcaccgacttcggctcaggtcacgatctcgcggtccgtgagttcgagccccgcatccggcccctgtgctgacagctcagagcccggagcctgtttcagattctgtgtctccctctctctgactctcccccattcatgctctgtctctctctgtctcaaaaataaataaaagttaaaaaaaaaaaaaaatcattcacaaaaatagaatactacttagcaataaaaaggaataaactgatATATGCAACAGTGTGGATGATTCTTAAAacatatgctgagtgaaagaagccttGCATAAAAGAGACCACActgtaaaattccatttatatgaagttttacAAGAGGAAAAACtaatgtatgtaaaaaaaaaaaaaaaaaaatcaggggctcctgggtgacttagttggttaagcgtccgactcttgatttccactcaggtcgtggtctcaacggtttgtgggttcaagccccgcacctgactctatgctaacagcagaggctgcttgggattctctcgagCTCTCTCTTGAGCTCTCTcgctctgtcaaaataaacattttttaaaaatcagaatagttGTTTTTGAGAGTTGGATAAGAAAAGGTACGAGGGAACTTTCTGGTGTGATTACATTGTACACTCTAGATTTGATCATTTTGTTGTATGTATTACCTTaagtggaagaaaacagaaaaaccgTTAACAAATATTAAACTCTAGTTGATGATATGCATGCTGAAATCTTTAGAGGTGAAAAGTCCTGGtgtctgcaacttactttgaaatgtgttaaaaagaaataggatGGATTGATGGAAGGATAGAGGGATAGATAGGTGGACAGGCATGTGCTAAAGCAAGTAGCAAAATGTCTGTAGGATTTAGTGGTGGGTATACGGACTGTATGATTCCTTCAACTTTTCTATGTTGGAAATTTTCCAACATAAAATGCCAGGGAAATTATTAAAGGGATAGATATGATACAGAAGAAACTATGGAGATTTAAAATTTACTGGAATGGCCAAAAATTGACTTTGAAAAATACCTTTATGACTTTGGAACAGAAGGGAATCATTGCCGTGGTGGTTTTCACCTGCTGTTTGCTTGTCCTGCGTCTCTCTTGGCCCCCAGCTGTTGGTGGTTCTTCTCCAGCTACTGCCGTCGTCTGGATATGGCATTCTCGATTCTAGGGGGCAGTTTCTGGTGGCTGGTCACACCTCTACCTGGTCACTGAAGTGGGTTTTCCACTACCAAGAATAAATAGAACTCTATGTAGAAACTATCTGAAGCTACTTTAGCTTCATTTTGAAACTACTTTACATACTGAAACTACtttagaggaaaggaaagagagcaggCTGTTGGCTCAACTGCCGTCAGCTAGTCTGGGTTTTATACATCGATTAAAGACCcagggaaaatacagaaaaatgtttcaCAGACCTTGAGTCCACACAGACACGCAGGTTCTTATTTCACACGGCGAAAGACAGGCTCTGAGGTTAGAAGAAACAAAGAGGCGAGGGTGTCCCCACCTTTCACGGTGACTAACAGGGCGTCGCCACTGGAAGGGCTCGTGGCGCCGCTCGTGGTGAGCTCAAGTCCTGCCAGGCCCGGCGGGGCTCCGGTGGGTCACTTGTTGGCTGCAGCTGCTCCGGCAGCAGAGTGAGTTTACGGTCCAGCTGTGAACAGACCACATGCTTTTCCTTTTAAGTCGTTTGCTTCCTGGTGCTCTAATCGGAACTGGGTTCCTTGAAAGGAgacccttctctcttttttttcttatttacttatttattattttttactttctattttagagtgtgagtgggggagagggcccagtgtggggagagggagagaatcttaagcaggcttcgtgctcagcgcggagcccaactcggggctccatcccacaaccctgggccgaaatcaggagtcagacgctcgactgactaagccacccaggtaccctgttttatttattttattttttttagtgatctCTGTACCCAGCGGGGGGCTAGAACTCGCCACTCCGAGATCCAGAGTTGCACGTTCTTcggagtgagccagccaggcgtcctgACTCCTCTTACTTCATgatctctgctctcagagagtttCTGCGTCACTCTAAGCAGAGCCACACAGCCCTGGCAGTGCAGGCCAACAGAGGGGTTGAAGCCACCTTGTCCTCTGCTGGCCCCTTGTTTACTCTGTTGACCTTTAAGGCTTTGACTAGAAGAACGAGatggcattttgttatttttttaaatttaatttaattttttgagagggagagagagtgcaagtggggaaggggcagagagagagacacacagactccgaagcaggcctccaggctcggagctgtcagcacagaacccgatgcggggctcaaactcacgaactgtgagatcatgacctgcaccggagttggacacttaactgactgagccacctacgcgcCTCAGAGACGGCATTTTAGATCATTGTATCTTTGTGGTTTACAAGTGCTTTCTAGTAGGTTATCGTATGTTATCCTTTCTAAAGGCTCTGGGAGAGAGGAAttggtcttttccccattttataggtgagaaaacgaAGGCTCAGAGACAGGGAGCTGCTATGAAGGGAATTATTAGCCAACAAGGGCAAGGGTTGGCTTTGTATGGATGTGTGTATACTCACGTATTCCTGTGTGACACATGTATGTGCTTAGTCGCAGTGatggcactgggtgttgtcttgCTGTGGAATCAGTCACCTGATGACTGTCATCATTAAGACTTGAAAACCCCATGGTTCCCCCTCTCTGGCTGTTCCATCTGATGAGCCCAGGTCACCGTAAGGAAAAAACGTGCCCCTGTGTGTCTCCTCTACTCTAagttctctgctcctcttctgacacttctggtcaccaaGTATGTGGGGATTTCTCTCACACCAAGCAATGCTGTGACGCTAGCTGAGCATCCTACAGTTTAACTCAATCCTGATGCCATCCACCAGGCAAGAACGTCCAATGCCACATGTCCAACgggctcagtcccatgagactgcctccccgcccccaaccacCTCAAAGGCCAGTCCCAGGCCCAGGTGTTGTCCCCTGTCCTTCTGACCGACTGGCTGTGGATTAGAGGTCTCCCACCACTCCCTCCTCAGGTTCAATTAAGTTGCTCAGagggactcacagaactcaggagaaGCCAGGTGGAAGAAGGGGTCACAGAGCTtctgtcccctcccagcccctccacatgttcaccaactcGGAAACCATCTGAACCCCATCTTTTTGGGGGTTTGGAGGCATTACTACTAAGGCACAATTGATCACATCATTGGCATTTGGCAGTTAGTTCAGCCTGcagctcctctccctccctggagcacaggaggtggggctgaaagttaCCCTGGTGACCAGCCCTGCTCCTTAAGGGCTTTCCAGAACTCACTCGTTAACTTAAACTCCTGTGTTTGAAAAGGgacttgttattaaaaaaaagacaccattTCACCTTTCTCTTGGGAGCTATTTCAGAAACTGGGAACATAATTAAGTATTATAATAAAAGGTGCCCCTGTGGCTCTTGAATAGGAAATTTATAGGAGCTTTTGGAGCCACGTTCCAGAAGTaatggatgaagaccaaatacagTTGACTCTTAGCAGGTGATTAGGGGCACCAACCCCTCCACCATGCagtaaaaaaatctgtatataacttttgactttccTAAAACTCTAATAGCCTTAACTATTGACCCAAAGCCTGATAATAtagtcagttaacatatattTGGTTACgtgtatcatatactgtattcttataataaagtaagctagagaaaagaatgttaaaatcccgaggaagagaaaatacagtaCTGGACTGTATTTATCGAAAAAATCCGCATGTAGGTGGAcccgcacagttcaaacctgtgttgttcaaaggtcagctGTGTACGTTTCTTACTGTAAATCACAATGTCACACTAGCCAAGGCCCTGGCTACGTAGCCGGTaattcttcctctgccttcaggGAATACACAGTGTGCACCTTCTCGTGCGCTCATGTTTTGTGTATGACTGCCACCCTGCGGAACGAAGTAACTTTCACCATCGGAGAGCCAGATACTGGGGGCACCCTCTTAATGGTTACAGTGGCCCCAGAGACCCGCATGTGCCTATGGCACCCCCAGTGCTGCGACTTCCAGAGTTCCCATACCCAGCCCAGAGTGTGTCTAAATGACGTGTTTTTTCACAGCAAAGATTGGATGCAGAGTTTCAGAAGagactggaaagaaataaaatcgcTGCAGAAGAGCAGACAGCAAAGCGCCGAAAAAAGCGGTAAGGGCTTTGTGGCTTCTCCTAACCGATGACACTTAAAGGCAGAAACGTGAAAGCTGGGGAATGAGTCATCCTTGCGGGCAGAAGTTCACCTTATGACCTGTCAAGGTCTTAGGTGTTACCCAGTGGAGGAATGGCCTTCCTTCCAATAACTGAGAAGAGATTAGGTCACTTAACTACCACTGCATCCCCCTTCCCCCGTACATATTCTCCATA
This window of the Neofelis nebulosa isolate mNeoNeb1 chromosome 18, mNeoNeb1.pri, whole genome shotgun sequence genome carries:
- the PRKRIP1 gene encoding PRKR-interacting protein 1 yields the protein MNIQQDASGLRLRPSPALREDCACPARARLCRHKYAPPPPPLAVGNWKAVMASSAASSVRPPRPKKEPQALVIPKNAAEEQKLKLERLMKNPDKAVPIPEKMSEWAPRPPPEFVRDVMGSSAGAGSGEFHVYRHLRRREYQRQDYMDAMAEKQRLDAEFQKRLERNKIAAEEQTAKRRKKRQKLKEKKLLAKKMKLEQKKQKEGSSQSQEQPSSSSEEASGTEEEEEEQQPSFIMGR